A genomic stretch from Canis lupus familiaris isolate Mischka breed German Shepherd chromosome 15, alternate assembly UU_Cfam_GSD_1.0, whole genome shotgun sequence includes:
- the LOC119869301 gene encoding translation initiation factor IF-2-like isoform X1 encodes MYHLLKEIESGPAEADRISQRRSLPRRARLSWSPWPHLKRPRPGSRVGPRASSPAPSVGPTTRAQAGRAVNKATGRWAAERTPVPTRPRPLTSEFRLTSRLRAAALHFRQEPPSNLRATHFRALTGRGAPTGNGRPPRRRGGGETREEVWPPRSRLRPLFSTPGRENPRPPGGPWRRAPPPGRERPGSALQDRPRLSAAWRGPVARANEGPESPARLHLRGGRTGEWLISAPIAVVAVAVAVAEAGAFAQPTGRGIGGTRRPIPGGRGSRAVVYSPRR; translated from the coding sequence GAATCGGGCCCCGCCGAGGCTGACAGGATTTCACAGCGGAGGAGCCTCCCCAGAAGAGCCCGGCTCAGTTGGTCACCCTGGCCCCACCTCAAGAGACCGCGCCCAGGATCCCGGGTCGGCCCGAGGGCCTCCTCTCCGGCCCCTTCAGTAGGGCCCACCACACGCGCACAGGCCGGACGGGCCGTCAACAAAGCCACGGGCCGGTGGGCCGCGGAGCGGACCCCAGTCCCCACCCGGCCGCGTCCCCTCACCTCAGAGTTCCGCCTCACCTCCCGACTGCGAGCAGCCGCTCTCCACTTCCGGCAAGAACCGCCCAGCAATCTTCGCGCGACCCACTTCCGGGCCCTCACTGGGCGCGGCGCCCCCACCGGAAACGGCCGGCCGCCGAGACGCCGAGGTGGAGGAGAGACCCGGGAGGAAGTCTGGCCGCCCCGCTCGCGGCTCCGCCCCCTATTCTCCACGCCCGGAAGGGAGAATCCTCGCCCGCCCGGGGGCCCTTGGCGGagagccccgcccccagggcgCGAGCGGCCGGGGAGCGCGCTCCAGGATAGGCCACGCCTCTCCGCCGCCTGGCGGGGCCCAGTCGCCCGGGCCAATGAAGGGCCGGAGTCGCCGGCGAGGCTCCACCTCCGCGGAGGGAGGACAGGTGAGTGGCTAATTAGCGCTCCTATCGCTGTGGTCGcggtggccgtggccgtggccgaGGCCGGTGCCTTCGCCCAGCCGACTGGAAGGGGTATTGGAGGGACGAGGAGGCCGATTCCCGGGGGGCGGGGATCCCGGGCAGTCGTCTACTCGCCGAGGAGATAG